Within Diospyros lotus cultivar Yz01 chromosome 15, ASM1463336v1, whole genome shotgun sequence, the genomic segment TTCCCCTGCAATATTACCATTATTctcttcaataataataataatctcttCCATCATTTCACAATACTCCACCACTAGCTTCTTTAGGTGTTGAAGAGTCGTAGCCATGGAATGTGTAAGCAGACTTTTCATTTGAGGACACTTACGGATATTTATGTACTTCAAGTTTCGAAGGCCCTCAATTTCACGAAGATTCTTGTTCCACAGAAACACCAACTCAGGTAAGTCAATGAGCATTAATCTTTCCACATCAACAACCAGCTCCTCACAAACGCTTATTGTGCTGTCAAAATCAATAACATGTTTGAACCCCTGACAATTCTCTAAGTGTAAATGATTGATTATTCTAAAGCTTCGCCTCAAATGATGAGATAAAACCTTGGTCGAGACTTGACATCCGATTAATCTCACTTTGTGTAGATGTTCTTGTGTGCTATCTAGATCCCAAAGTTGTATCTCTCTTGTGCTTTTAAGGTCTCTCAAACAGAGAGTTTTCACGTTGGGGCAAACATCCTGCAAAAACTTATGTTTTtatgatatctaaaaattaccattcttattcttaaaataaataaaattaacaatgaatgataaaaaaattaaaatttgcatatatataatatgtgtaattTTTACTTCCTTAAAATCTAcacattcatatattttttgtaaacgTCAAAATAATACTTGCTTAAAATAAAGTAATGCCTACTTATATGAGTTGGAGTTTACTGCcataaattctaatttaatttctttgatttatGATGGCAATCATCaacaaaaatgaatattatactTCACATTTTCCTTTACAGTATATGAAGCAATTTGCCtaccattaatttttttggacTATAGAGAAATGggtttattatatttattttaacagcTTAGTAATATATGGAAAAAAAAGACACTTTTAATTGAAAGATTAATGTGTACAGCAGTGTCATTACtatgaagattttttttaattttttttcttataaagtaCATTAAAAACCAAGCTCATAAAAGGAGGAAGAACGCAACAAAACAAGTTGGCTAAATAAGAAGGGGCCTAAAGCAACAACAATCAAGGGAAAACAAGCCCTAAGATCACAAAAACAAAAGCAGAGCAAAATGAGGAGGCCTTGTTTTGTGGTTGGGGGGGGACTAGCAAGGCAAAAAAATTGTCGTATTGCTTAGGGGTAACTAAATTAACTTTTACATCTTTAAGGAGTTAGGGAAGATAACCTAGAAAGGTTACTGCTTGCAATTAAGCTGTTTCTAAGCCAATCAAAGCCAAAATTCCCAACAAGGCTGCCACCATGTGGGATACGTAAAAAGAAACAACATACCCAGCATTAAGAAGAAActgaaacaaacaaacaagctAAAAATTAACAGCAAATTAAGCATGATAACTCCATCATCATGTCCTTATTGGGAAAGGTCACCATTTGAATCCCAATGTTGTTTCATCAAGAGGGTTTTATTCGTTCGATTGTTTTTATTTAAGAGTGAAAGGAAGCCTTGGTTAAGGGGCAGACAGAGGCGCTCATAACCAGACCAACTCACAAACTTAATAAATAGAGTTAAaactataattataaaattaaaaaaaataaaaattataaaatgaactCTTGATAATAtctaaatgataaaaaattcaacttcaaatacatgaaatatatacttattttattaCGACTACATTTATAATCTAAACtagtgaaaataataaaaattaaaataaaagtatcCATTGTATGCAAGTATATTTAACTTCTAGGGAGGATTAAGACTTCACACATTATAGTTGTATGTTgacatattaaaattaaaattttatttttgttttgattatatatgtCCATTAGAAGAGTTGGAATATTCGTACCTGGTAATTAAATAAACGTGGTGCTTCAAACTTGGACTCATAAAAACTTCTAAGATTTTGTAAATCTTCAAGCCACAATTCTTCTAATTCATTGAACTTAATTGTACCATCATCGATCTTTCCTTCTCCCCTGGCCTCCGACACTATCACTTCCATTCTGGGACAACCTTTTATGCATAAATATTGGATGCGCACAAGATGTCTAGcaacaaaagttgaaaatgcTTGTCTCAAACTGCCACAATCTGTAATTGATATCCTTTTTAGGTGTAAATTGACAGAATTATCATAGGAGCAGTAGTCCTCATCACTAAGCCATGTTTTCATCAACTTGGGAAGATTATCTAACCGAAGATCTATCAACTTTGGGAACACATCAttgaatttagatttaattgtaGGACTTTGGATGTTAGGATTGAGGTCTTCAACTAACAATGTCAAAGAAGGACAATTTTCAACCTCTAATATCCCCAAATTTTGCAATCGTGGGAGCATATTTGAAGGGAACACATTTACCAAAGTATCACAATTGTGAACATAAACATCCTCCAATtgagaaaaagatattttgtttgATCTTTCTGGAAATTGAATCGCTTGCATGTTCCAAATATATTCCACTGGTAACTTATCAATCTTCAAACGTGTTAAGACGGGAAAAAGAACCTgtcatataaaatttaatattaggctatacacttttgtattttaatctttgattttattgttatcaacacaaaaataaagggattaaAAAACAGATAATAAGAGTTAGCTTGACAATACAAATAAAAAGTAGTAGTTAACTTGTCCTAACTTTATTTtctgaaatgataaaaaataatttaaagaaaaaaataattttgttggtGACATTATATCAAAcatcatcataaaaaaataatttaaataaaaaaataaataacatgttaaaaattaatgcataccttttcatcaaagataaattctgCTGTTGCAGTAAAATTTGAAAGGTTTTTCTCGGTTGTTGTCTTCTCCATTTTGGGGTAGAAGCTTTTAAATTGTGAAAGTTCCCTCAATTCCAAGTCCACCAATTGACTGAAAATAATTGCTTCATCAGTTGCAACTTTCTCTTCACGATGACAATCTGCTACTCCAattatttgtttcattttattACGACACTCTACTTCTGGTGTTTGAAGTTGCTGGAGTGCTCTGGCGACGGAggaggaaaagagaaatttcagaCCGTGACAGccataaatttttaaagaggTTAATTTACTAAAAGGTCCCCCACCACTTGCTATCAACTTTGGGAACACATCAttgaatttagatttaattgtaGGACTTTGGATGTTAGGATTGAGGTCTTCAACTAACAATGTCAAACAAGGACAATTTTCAACCTCTAATATCCCCAAATTTTGCAATCGTGAGAGCATATTTGAAGGGAACACATGTACCAAAGTATCACAATTATGAACATAAACTTCCTTCAATTGAGAAAAAGATACTTTGTTTGATCTTTCTGGAGATTGAATCGCTTGCTTGTTCCAAATATATTCCACTGATAACCCGAAAATCTTCAAATGTGTTAAGACGGGAAAAAGAACCTgtcatataaaatttaatattagatcatacacttttgtattttaatctttgattttattgttatcaacacaaaaaaaaaaaggattaaaaaacaaataataagagTTAGCTTGACAATACAAATAGAAAGTAGTAATTAACTTGTCCTAACTTTATTTTCtggaatgataaaaaataatttaaagaaaaaaataattttgttggtAACATTATATCAAACagcatcataaaaaaataaataacatgttaaaaattaatacatacCTTTTCATCAAAAATAGATTCTGCTGTTGCGGTAAAATTTGAAAGGTTTTTCTCAGTTGTTGTCTTCTCCATTTTAGAGTAGAAGCTTTTGAATTGTGAAAGTTCCCTCAATTCCAAGTCCACCAATTGACTGAAAATAATTGCTTCATCAGTTGCAACTTTCTCTTCATGATGACAATCTACTACTCCAattatttgtttcattttattACGACACTCTACTTCTGGTGTTTGAAGTTGCTGGAGTGCTCTGGCGACGGAggaggaaaagagaaatttcataCCGTGACAGccataaatttttaaagaggTTAATTTACTAAAAGGTCCCCCACCACTTGCTATCAACTTTGGGAACACATCAttgaatttagatttaattgtaAGACTTTGAATATTAGGATTGAGGTCTTCAACTAACAATGTCAAACAAGGACAATTTTCAACCTCTAATATCCCCAAATTTTGCAATCGTGAGAGCATATTTGAAGGGAACACATGTACCAAAGTATCACAATTATGAACATAAACTTCCTTCAATTGAGAAAAAGATACTTTGTTTGATCTTTTTGGAGATTGAATCGCTTGCTTGTTCCAAATATATTCCACTGATAACCCGAAAATCTTCAAATGTGTTAAGACGGGAAAAAGAACCTgtcatataaaatttaatattagatcatacacttttgtattttaatctttgattttattgttatcaacacaaaaaaaaaaaaggattaaaaaacaaataataagagTTAGCTTGACAATACAAATAGAAAGTAGTAATTAACTTGTCCTAACTTTATTTTCtggaatgataaaaaataatttaaagaaaaaaataattttgttggtAACATTATATCAAACagcatcataaaaaaataatttaaataaaaaaataaataacatgttaaaaattaatacatacCTTTTCATCAAAAATAGATTCTGCTGTTGCGGTAAAATTTGAAAGGTTTTTCTCAGTTGTTGTCTTCTCTATTTTGGAGTAGAAGCTTTTAAATTCTGGAAGTTCCAACAATCTCAAGTACACCAATCGACTGAAAATAATTGTTTCATCAATTGCAACTCTCTCTTCGTGATGATCATCTACTGCTCCAATTATTTGTTCCATTTTGCTACAACGCGATACTTCTAGTGTTTTAAGTTGTTGGAGTGCTCTGGCGATGGAGGAGGTAAAGAGAAATTTCATACCGTTACAATCACAAATATTTAAAGCGGTTAATTTACTAAAAGGTCCCCCACCACTTGCTATAAACTTTAGTTGTGGCTTGCCATGTAAGAATAGCCCTTCCAAGTGCGGAATCCTCTTCAACCACAACACATTAACTTTGTCCATCAAGAGGTGAAATTCATCATCTATACGATGAATATCAtgaatttccaaaacattcaaggtTTGCATACGAAACATATAACTGTTGGGGGGAAGGTTTATTAATATTGCAAAACTAATCAATTTCTGAAATAAGTTGGGGCATTCTTGCACCATAATCTTGAAACTTTCTGCTGAAATACGCACATATAAAACTGTTAATTGAGTCAATGATTTCAACTCAGCAATACTCGCATTGCTCATTCCCTTACCATCTACGGTGGTATCCCATCCAATAAAGGTGCCTAAGACATACAACTCTTCTAGATGGATCAATTTGGATATCACATCCTTTGGAATCACTTTGGGCCTTTCCAGTTTCAAAGACCGTAAAcaaatcaattctccaatttCTTGTGGCAACTCTTCTATCTCAAATCCCTCAAAACTAAGTATCTTAatgtgattttttaaattttgaattgtagTCAAGTCTCCCAATAATTTGCAATTGCTTAGACGTAACATTCGAAGATGATGCAACTCCAAAATTGATGATGGGAGCTCCAAGGATATGCTTTCCAAATCTAAAACTCTTGCCTCCTCCATGCCTTTAAAGAAGTCATTCGGAATTATAGCTGAAAATTTTCCAAGCTTCAACACAAGGGTATGCACTAGTGGACAATCGAGCACGCCGCAACGAGAAGGAAAGTTGTCATTATTGATCCTTAATGAGATTGCTGTGTGCTGCTTCCAGGCATCATTCTTCGGCCACTCTCGAATTTCGTGATTTACCATGAACTGTTGTCGCCCTGGCCAATCACGACCAACTCCGTGTTCTGTTTGCTTCACCTCTGTGATAGAAATTGCAAGGTCACGAATAACGTCATGCATTGAGACATAATACTCGTTTATTCCATTCAGTAACAAGCAAGACCTTTTCAGCTTATTAACCATGGCTTGTACTTGAATTCTTGCATCTTTCAGCGTATCCACCCTTCCAAGGAACCCCAAGGCAAAGCTATATTTAACCAAGTCATCAATAGAAATCTGAGCATCTTCAGGGAACAAACAGCAGAGCAAGAAACACGACTTTGCATCCTCGTCTTTTAGAAAATCATAGCTCCACTTCAAGGGGGTATAACCCACTGGATCAATTTCTTCAATGTATTTTAGGGGGGAATTCTTTAATTGGAGAAGTGCATTGCGCCACTCAACCTCTTCCTCGTCCTTTAATGCAGCTGCAACTGCAACGATAGCGATAGGCAGACCTCCACATTTCTTGCTCACCTCTCTTGCTATCAATTCATCGACTCCAAAATCTCCTGTCACCTTTGTAAACAACTCCCATGCTTCGTTCTCCTCCAAGTACCCAACGGAAAAATATGAATGAACGCCCATCACTTTGAAGACATCTTTTCTACGCGAGGTTAGCAAAATTTTGCAATCTTTGTGGCTAGGGCCCGAAATAGGAATACCAATTGCATTCAAGTCTAGTCCTTGCCAAAGGTCATCCAATATTACCAATATCTTCTTCCCGTTTAACAATGCCTTTCGTAACTCATCCGCTCTTCCTGACTCACTTGTTCGTTCATACCTGAGTTCCAGTTGGGATTCAATATCTTCTTGTAGCTTTGAGGTGTTTGGATCTTTAGACACAACTACAATCacaatcttaaaaaaaattcctaGTTTCCTAGCTTCTTTGGCAACCTCTTTCACCATCGTCGTCTTCCCAGCACCACCAGGCCCATGGACCCCAATCATGTCAACCCCAGAATCCTTCAAAGCCTCCATGATTTCCTCAAAAACTGAAGCTCTTGATGGGAACGTGGTGTAATACTGAGAAGAATCAAAGAGCGGCTCCGATTGGAAAGGTGCATCGCGTGCCACTGGTGGCGTCTGTAGCAGCTCACCCCTACTTATGAGTTTAGTGACCTCCGACATTTTGTCGTCAGCATCCTTACCCCTCTTGTGACGCCACAGTAAGTTGGGACACATGCAGCCCGGAAAACACTTGAAAGATTCTCCGTTTTCTTGTTGACGCAGGAAATTGGCGAAGTCTCGTTCCATCTGTTCTCCGTTTTCTTGTTCGCGGAGGAAGTTGGCGAAGTCTCGTTCCATGATCTGTTCTCCGTTTTCTTGTTGACCCAGGAAGTTGACGAAGTCTTGTTCCATCTGTTCTCCGTTTTCTTGTTGACGCAGGAAATTGGCGAAGTCTCGTTCCATCTGTTCTCTGTTCTCTTGTTGACGCAGGAAGTTGGCGATGTCTCGTTCCATCTGTTCTACTTCCCCTAGCCAACTGGAGACCTCAGTTTCAATGAATCTCCCATTGCGTGTGGCTGTATCCACCAGTCGCTGGATTCTCTCCTTTTTTTCACCGAGcctcctattttctttttccagtcGGTGGACCAGATCCTCGTATTGAAACACATAAGCCCCATGCTTCATCACGGGTTCTTTGAGAGAACTGAGAATCGTCCCCACACACGAACTCATGAtgtttgtcaaaatcaaattgcTCCCGTCCTGTGAAATGAGATTTCAAAGAGGTAGCTATATATGTATGTGCGCGTGTCAGGAGATtaaggaggaggagaaaatcCAAACAATATATTCAACTTTCTTTCTGTCTTTATAATTCTATCTAGGTTGGTACCATTCGAACTCATATCTTGATTCAACtgccaaagaaaataaaagaacgagagagagagagagagagagagagagagagaattaaggaaCAGATGAATACCTCGTCTTAAATGAGAAGAAGCAGCTggagagagggaagagagaggTGACTGAGTAGGTCTTCTtgtaaagtaaaaattaaagggaaaatagagagaagagaataataagaagaaagggAGTAGTTGGTATGTTTGAGAGATAGAGATGTACCTAATCGATCTTCAACCAAAGCTTTTGGATCTCAGATCCACCACAGCATCAGCATGCAGATGCAGGGGAGACGACGAAGCTCCAATCCTTACAGACGAAAGAAAGATGCTGTTTTCTTCCGCGGAATTGGAAAGCAAAACTTGACAGCTAACTTTAACTCTTGACAGAATTAAAGGACAATGGGAAGATGCGCGtgaatgcaatgcaatgcaatcCAATGATGCGGCTCACTAGTAGTAATTGCAAAGTGGGACCAGGTGTGGAATTGAAAAGCTGACTagtaattaatgtaaaattgtcaacaaaaattaaaacttcaCGTGGCATgcttttcaataaaaatttgtaCGTGCcctttttataataaaataaatatgttttatattaaaatataaaaataatttacataaaaaaattttattatcaagAACATTCCATAACAGTAACAGTAGTGATAATAAAGTTTCGTTTTCTGTATTCACATATCAtgatgatatattttatttaaagttataattcaaatattgaaagTCGATCGgacaatatcatatattttatcTGAAGCCAGAATTCAAATCATGAAACTGAGATAATTTTgggaatttatttaattttttccttcttctcacTCATGTGATGTGgtgagttaaatttttgattaatttattaaatattaaatgtaattaattaatagaaagaAACAAGCAAGCTAAAGATTCCTTCCTTTACTTGTTGACTTGTCggttctgctctctctctcatctcattgcttcttttctctctccttgtATTCAATACTAATTGACTCTATAACGGAATACTTTAGAGTAATTTCATTTgatgtttttatattaattaagttactgtttattaatgaatatataaaataaaatataaaaatatttttttattatgttagttaaatttatttaataattttaaaaaaatattacctaacttcttatttaaataaatttaactctCTTCATctctaaatatatttattttgtactttacagataaaaaaattattcatataatataaatctattttaaaaaatttagtaaatagtttaacaaaaaaaattaaatatttttatgttatattaatcattttatatcttaatttaaaaaatattttaattttattttaatataaatttatattttatttattttaataaatattatctaaatttataatataatatatttagataagATTGCAAAGTAAGGAACAGATCAATGCCTCTTCTTAAATGAGAGGAAGCAGCTGGagagacaaaaaaaagaagaaattgaggagttgctgctgctgttgtgTTTGAAATATACTTCATCTCGAGCTAATTGTCTTTACgtgattttgtttatttttaatttttataaaaaaataaattataaataaagatctgattttattacattaaataaaaaattaaactcatgataaaaaaaataaatcacaaataaaaatcttatatcACTAttcaagacaaaaaaaaaaaaaaaatcaaactcacCATGTATTGTTACAAACTCCAGTCTTAAACTATTCCACCtacaattcaattttaattttcaaccaaTCAAGCAAGCCGATGAATCAACTTTCGCTGTGACAGAGTTAACTTTGGCAGTGCAAAGGACATTGGGAAAGCTGCCATTCGCGTTTGGCAATAGTAAAGATGCCCGTGAATGCAATTAAATTTCTTCTTTATTCACGTGACTTGTCTGTTCTTCAGGTCCTTTCCTTTATTCACGTGGGGTGATTGTTCTGTTTTTTTATCTCATTGcttgtttttctctctttacGTCCTTTGTTTATTCACTTGACTTGTCTATTTGTTCCctacttttttttatatcatcGCTTGTTTTCTATTTGTTCTCTATTCATGTGACTTGTCTGTTTTTTACGTTCTTTCCTTTATTCACATGGCTTGTCTATTTTGCtccctcattttctcatttcatCTCTtacttttttctcttctctataCACGTGATTTGTCTATTTTTTACATCATTTCCTTTATTCACGTAACTTGTCTATTTTATTACCtcattttttcatatcatcgcatgcctttttcttttctctatccACGTGATTTGTCTGTTCTTTACGTCATTTCCTTTGTCTATTTTGCCCCCCTTCTTTTCTCATATCATCACTTGTTTTTTTCTCCTCTATTTACCTGACTTGTTTATTCTTAATTGCATTGGTTgtattattcaaaaggattaaaatttttatataaagaatGATGTTCACATTGTACCATCATGTTTTAATTCAATATGAATTATTAGGTGGTATGGGGCCACTAATTTGATTCTCTTCTTTGTATTTCTGGCAATGGCATGTCCATACATTTCTTGATCTATACATTTTATCATTTCCGATCaaaaaaagagttaactttATCTGTGCAAAGGAAAGGACAATGGGAAAGCTGTCTTCCGCGTTTTGCAACAGTAAAAATGCGCCTGAGTGAATGCAATGATGTGGTGCAAGGCGTGGAATCGGAAAGCTGACATCCGCTACGCAAAGGACAATCAGGAAATGTAAACTTTATTTAATTAGTGTGAACTTTCGGCGTGCCAAAGGACAATCCGAAAGTGGTGCAAGGCGTGGAAATGTAAACTTTCGGCGTTGGCAGTAGTAAAGACGTGTCTGGGGATGTGGAATAGagatttttttctcatttcttaaatacttttttatttatttaattagtgtttTTTGGTGTTCATGATTGCATGCATAGCAACTGCGTCAAAGACTAGCGACCAAAATTAAATGTCGATTTAAAATATAACACCACCCCTCTTCAAGTGGTAGGTTTAATACTAACATCATCATGggaaaaaattatgattaaaaataaaattattatataaatggaTTGAATACTAAGTTTATGATTGATGGCTGTCAATGATGGAATTCAGAATTATTATTAGAACtagttttctttatattttattattagtataataaagagttaataataatataaaaatagataaaaattttgaactaaagAGCGAGAGAGATTCACGCTTGAAAGTTCCTATTGTATTCAAATAGAGATGTGCttttataaactaaaataaataaatatcaattacaattatgatataaaaattttaaaaattatcacatAAGACTTACTAGACTTAAAAATACGTAATGTACCTAATCTTCAGCAGCAGCGGCGGCAGCTCCAGCACCCAACGACTCCCTCTTCAAATTGgatttgtgatttatattatgttttttatataaattttgtatatagttgggttttaattacatttttgattattttttatattttattatatatttgtttgtacataaatatttaattattttatgtatttgattatacatTTGCTTGTATGTAAAtagttgattattttgtgtatttaattatatatttcattatatacaaatatttaattattttatgtatttaattatatatttatttgtatgcaaatatttaattattttttatatttaattatatagtCCTTTATAtacgaatatttgattattttatatatttaattattcatttctttgtatgtgaatatttaattattttatatatttgattatatattttattctatataaatatttaattattttgtatatttagttatacattttattgtatgcatatattttattattttatagatttaattattcattttgtgTGTAGTGAATTATTTACTCAgttaaataactaataaatctttaagaaaattatcaaataactaaaataaataaaattaaaatttattaaaaaaattaagtgaaataaagagtgaaataaa encodes:
- the LOC127791742 gene encoding probable disease resistance protein At1g61190 isoform X5, whose protein sequence is MSSCVGTILSSLKEPVMKHGAYVFQYEDLVHRLEKENRRLGEKKERIQRLVDTATRNGRFIETEVSSWLGEVEQMERDIANFLRQQENREQMERDFANFLRQQENGEQMEQDFVNFLGQQENGEQIMERDFANFLREQENGEQMERDFANFLRQQENGESFKCFPGCMCPNLLWRHKRGKDADDKMSEVTKLISRGELLQTPPVARDAPFQSEPLFDSSQYYTTFPSRASVFEEIMEALKDSGVDMIGVHGPGGAGKTTMVKEVAKEARKLGIFFKIVIVVVSKDPNTSKLQEDIESQLELRYERTSESGRADELRKALLNGKKILVILDDLWQGLDLNAIGIPISGPSHKDCKILLTSRRKDVFKVMGVHSYFSVGYLEENEAWELFTKVTGDFGVDELIAREVSKKCGGLPIAIVAVAAALKDEEEVEWRNALLQLKNSPLKYIEEIDPVGYTPLKWSYDFLKDEDAKSCFLLCCLFPEDAQISIDDLVKYSFALGFLGRVDTLKDARIQVQAMVNKLKRSCLLLNGINEYYVSMHDVIRDLAISITEVKQTEHGVGRDWPGRQQFMVNHEIREWPKNDAWKQHTAISLRINNDNFPSRCGVLDCPLVHTLVLKLGKFSAIIPNDFFKGMEEARVLDLESISLELPSSILELHHLRMLRLSNCKLLGDLTTIQNLKNHIKILSFEGFEIEELPQEIGELICLRSLKLERPKVIPKDVISKLIHLEELYVLGTFIGWDTTVDGKGMSNASIAELKSLTQLTVLYVRISAESFKIMVQECPNLFQKLISFAILINLPPNSYMFRMQTLNVLEIHDIHRIDDEFHLLMDKVNVLWLKRIPHLEGLFLHGKPQLKFIASGGGPFSKLTALNICDCNGMKFLFTSSIARALQQLKTLEVSRCSKMEQIIGAVDDHHEERVAIDETIIFSRLVYLRLLELPEFKSFYSKIEKTTTEKNLSNFTATAESIFDEKVLFPVLTHLKIFGLSVEYIWNKQAIQSPKRSNKVSFSQLKEVYVHNCDTLVHVFPSNMLSRLQNLGILEVENCPCLTLLVEDLNPNIQSPTIKSKFNDVFPKLIDLRLDNLPKLMKTWLSDEDYCSYDNSVNLHLKRISITDCGSLRQAFSTFVARHLVRIQYLCIKGCPRMEVIVSEARGEGKIDDGTIKFNELEELWLEDLQNLRSFYESKFEAPRLFNYQDVCPNVKTLCLRDLKSTREIQLWDLDSTQEHLHKVRLIGCQVSTKVLSHHLRRSFRIINHLHLENCQGFKHVIDFDSTISVCEELVVDVERLMLIDLPELVFLWNKNLREIEGLRNLKYINIRKCPQMKSLLTHSMATTLQHLKKLVVEYCEMMEEIIIIIEENNGNIAGEEKATWQIEFLKLEYLILIGLPNLKNLCNDERGSFSFSSLRGVGVKNCPKMKTFVSGQICLVPRMMRAVVGDEMVEITNLNAYFETRNHMRKIIHWGDSSFNRNEYTLEDFFDTNKIMNHIYWRDGSESEFERDSESESERDSESESESEE
- the LOC127791742 gene encoding uncharacterized protein LOC127791742 isoform X1, producing the protein MSSCVGTILSSLKEPVMKHGAYVFQYEDLVHRLEKENRRLGEKKERIQRLVDTATRNGRFIETEVSSWLGEVEQMERDIANFLRQQENREQMERDFANFLRQQENGEQMEQDFVNFLGQQENGEQIMERDFANFLREQENGEQMERDFANFLRQQENGESFKCFPGCMCPNLLWRHKRGKDADDKMSEVTKLISRGELLQTPPVARDAPFQSEPLFDSSQYYTTFPSRASVFEEIMEALKDSGVDMIGVHGPGGAGKTTMVKEVAKEARKLGIFFKIVIVVVSKDPNTSKLQEDIESQLELRYERTSESGRADELRKALLNGKKILVILDDLWQGLDLNAIGIPISGPSHKDCKILLTSRRKDVFKVMGVHSYFSVGYLEENEAWELFTKVTGDFGVDELIAREVSKKCGGLPIAIVAVAAALKDEEEVEWRNALLQLKNSPLKYIEEIDPVGYTPLKWSYDFLKDEDAKSCFLLCCLFPEDAQISIDDLVKYSFALGFLGRVDTLKDARIQVQAMVNKLKRSCLLLNGINEYYVSMHDVIRDLAISITEVKQTEHGVGRDWPGRQQFMVNHEIREWPKNDAWKQHTAISLRINNDNFPSRCGVLDCPLVHTLVLKLGKFSAIIPNDFFKGMEEARVLDLESISLELPSSILELHHLRMLRLSNCKLLGDLTTIQNLKNHIKILSFEGFEIEELPQEIGELICLRSLKLERPKVIPKDVISKLIHLEELYVLGTFIGWDTTVDGKGMSNASIAELKSLTQLTVLYVRISAESFKIMVQECPNLFQKLISFAILINLPPNSYMFRMQTLNVLEIHDIHRIDDEFHLLMDKVNVLWLKRIPHLEGLFLHGKPQLKFIASGGGPFSKLTALNICDCNGMKFLFTSSIARALQQLKTLEVSRCSKMEQIIGAVDDHHEERVAIDETIIFSRLVYLRLLELPEFKSFYSKIEKTTTEKNLSNFTATAESIFDEKVLFPVLTHLKIFGLSVEYIWNKQAIQSPKRSNKVSFSQLKEVYVHNCDTLVHVFPSNMLSRLQNLGILEVENCPCLTLLVEDLNPNIQSLTIKSKFNDVFPKLIASGGGPFSKLTSLKIYGCHGMKFLFSSSVARALQQLQTPEVECRNKMKQIIGVVDCHHEEKVATDEAIIFSQLVDLELRELSQFKSFYSKMEKTTTEKNLSNFTATAESIFDEKVLFPVLTHLKIFGLSVEYIWNKQAIQSPERSNKVSFSQLKEVYVHNCDTLVHVFPSNMLSRLQNLGILEVENCPCLTLLVEDLNPNIQSPTIKSKFNDVFPKLIASGGGPFSKLTSLKIYGCHGLKFLFSSSVARALQQLQTPEVECRNKMKQIIGVADCHREEKVATDEAIIFSQLVDLELRELSQFKSFYPKMEKTTTEKNLSNFTATAEFIFDEKVLFPVLTRLKIDKLPVEYIWNMQAIQFPERSNKISFSQLEDVYVHNCDTLVNVFPSNMLPRLQNLGILEVENCPSLTLLVEDLNPNIQSPTIKSKFNDVFPKLIDLRLDNLPKLMKTWLSDEDYCSYDNSVNLHLKRISITDCGSLRQAFSTFVARHLVRIQYLCIKGCPRMEVIVSEARGEGKIDDGTIKFNELEELWLEDLQNLRSFYESKFEAPRLFNYQDVCPNVKTLCLRDLKSTREIQLWDLDSTQEHLHKVRLIGCQVSTKVLSHHLRRSFRIINHLHLENCQGFKHVIDFDSTISVCEELVVDVERLMLIDLPELVFLWNKNLREIEGLRNLKYINIRKCPQMKSLLTHSMATTLQHLKKLVVEYCEMMEEIIIIIEENNGNIAGEEKATWQIEFLKLEYLILIGLPNLKNLCNDERGSFSFSSLRGVGVKNCPKMKTFVSGQICLVPRMMRAVVGDEMVEITNLNAYFETRNHMRKIIHWGDSSFNRNEYTLEDFFDTNKIMNHIYWRDGSESEFERDSESESERDSESESESEE